From Pelosinus fermentans DSM 17108, the proteins below share one genomic window:
- a CDS encoding sigma-54-dependent Fis family transcriptional regulator — protein sequence MDYKICLIAPFASMKKLADEVILERDPEWHGNVDVALGDSQAGLEQARLAMERGAEVLISRGGTALLIAEQVSVPVVQIQVTALDILRTIKQVGVSLGVIGVAGFRNVIYECETLAELLGISVRVIALENKAETAERIAFAASEGIKVVIGDANSVELARQIGLGGYVIGTGKDAIYKAIKEAELVAEVRRREQERAELLQAIVNSSTDGIVAVDKAARITFFNPAACDIFQVSQAMAVGRSVSEVIPNTRLPAVLDNGVAEMGEVQHLGNKELATKRIPIKIKDEVVGAIASFQDVTQLQRFEQAIRQKLHSKGLVAKVSLKQIVGSSPALEAAKRQAHRYAMSSSTVLITGESGTGKEMFAQSIHNLSSREKSPFVAVNCAALPENLLESELLGYEEGAFTGAKKGGKQGLFELAHGGTMFLDEIGEMPLALQARLLRVLQEKEVMRLGGDRVIPVDVRVIAATNQDMAELVAKKQFREDLYYRLDILRLYLPPLRDRKGDIPMLVEYFYRKLKQLNPGVKGIAPEALVILEKLSWPGNVRELANLMERALLLSDNEVVTAEDIKSILPVQAAIHQADSLSGEYGNLEEMEKEAIEQILREENFNYTRAASRLGINRTTLWRKIQKQNR from the coding sequence ATGGATTATAAAATTTGTCTGATTGCTCCATTTGCCAGTATGAAGAAGCTGGCTGATGAAGTTATTTTAGAACGTGACCCTGAATGGCACGGGAACGTTGATGTTGCCCTTGGTGATTCCCAGGCTGGTCTGGAACAAGCACGGCTTGCCATGGAGCGGGGGGCAGAGGTCTTAATTAGCCGCGGTGGTACTGCTTTATTAATTGCTGAACAAGTTTCCGTGCCAGTGGTGCAGATACAGGTCACTGCTCTTGACATTCTGCGTACGATCAAACAGGTAGGAGTAAGCTTAGGTGTAATCGGTGTAGCTGGATTTCGGAATGTTATTTATGAGTGTGAGACACTGGCTGAGTTATTGGGCATATCGGTACGGGTTATTGCCCTGGAAAACAAGGCAGAAACGGCGGAAAGAATTGCTTTCGCTGCCAGTGAAGGCATTAAAGTAGTTATCGGTGATGCAAATTCAGTTGAGCTTGCCCGCCAGATCGGATTAGGCGGTTATGTAATCGGAACTGGTAAAGATGCAATCTATAAAGCCATCAAAGAGGCTGAATTGGTAGCGGAAGTTCGTCGTCGCGAGCAAGAACGGGCCGAGCTTTTGCAAGCTATTGTGAATTCATCTACAGATGGGATTGTTGCTGTAGATAAAGCAGCCCGCATCACCTTTTTTAATCCTGCAGCCTGTGATATTTTTCAAGTGTCACAGGCAATGGCTGTTGGGCGCTCAGTAAGTGAGGTGATACCCAATACTCGTTTGCCGGCAGTTCTTGATAATGGGGTAGCGGAAATGGGGGAAGTTCAGCATCTGGGAAATAAGGAATTAGCGACGAAGCGAATACCGATTAAGATCAAGGATGAAGTAGTTGGTGCAATCGCTAGTTTTCAGGATGTTACTCAACTACAGCGCTTTGAGCAGGCGATACGACAAAAGCTGCACTCAAAGGGGTTGGTGGCCAAAGTAAGTCTAAAGCAAATTGTTGGTTCTTCGCCGGCACTGGAGGCCGCTAAAAGGCAAGCGCACCGTTATGCCATGTCTAGTTCCACCGTTTTGATCACTGGTGAGTCTGGTACTGGCAAGGAAATGTTTGCTCAGAGTATACATAATCTCAGTTCTCGTGAGAAGAGTCCTTTTGTTGCTGTTAATTGTGCTGCTTTACCTGAAAATCTGCTGGAGAGTGAGTTATTGGGGTATGAAGAAGGGGCATTTACGGGAGCAAAGAAAGGCGGTAAACAGGGGTTATTTGAACTGGCCCATGGCGGTACGATGTTTCTGGATGAAATCGGAGAAATGCCCTTAGCCCTGCAAGCACGGCTGCTGCGGGTGCTGCAGGAAAAAGAAGTTATGCGTTTAGGCGGGGATCGTGTCATTCCTGTAGATGTAAGGGTGATTGCAGCTACGAATCAGGATATGGCTGAATTGGTTGCAAAAAAGCAGTTTCGGGAAGATTTATATTATCGTCTCGATATTTTACGTCTTTATTTGCCGCCCCTTAGAGATCGTAAAGGAGATATCCCTATGCTGGTGGAGTACTTTTACCGCAAGTTGAAGCAGCTAAATCCGGGGGTGAAAGGGATTGCTCCTGAGGCGCTGGTAATTTTAGAAAAGCTTTCTTGGCCGGGGAATGTGCGGGAATTGGCCAATCTTATGGAAAGAGCCTTGCTGCTATCGGATAATGAAGTAGTTACCGCTGAAGATATTAAGAGTATTTTACCTGTCCAGGCAGCTATTCACCAGGCAGATTCTTTATCTGGTGAATATGGTAATTTGGAAGAGATGGAGAAGGAAGCCATTGAACAAATATTGCGGGAAGAAAATTTTAACTATACTCGGGCAGCCAGCCGCTTAGGCATAAACCGCACTACTTTATGGCGAAAGATTCAAAAACAGAATCGATAA